The genomic stretch AGGACGGGGCCGCTTACCACTTCATGGACCCCGAGACCTACGAGCAGATCGAGCTCTCCGAGACGATGCTCGGCGACGCCATCCGCTACCTGAAGCCGGAGGCCCAGATCACCGTGTTCCGCCATGGGGAGCGCCCGGTCAGCGTCAGCCTGGCCGCCCGCATCGCCTTCGAGGTGACGGCTTGCGACCCGCCGACCAAGGGCTTCGCCGGTGCCACCAAGGACGCCACCCTCGAGAACGGCAACGTCGTCAAGGTCCCCCTCTTCATCAAGCCGGGAGACGTGATCGTCGTGGATACGGAGAACAATTCCTACCTAGAAAAGGCTTGAGTTTGGCCTGTCCGCCCTCCGCCTTCCCCCCATTGACATTTTTCGCCAAACCTGCGAGTCCGCCCCTACCAAGGTTTTTCGGGTAATCGCATCATCTTTGTAGGGAGTTCCGA from Deltaproteobacteria bacterium PRO3 encodes the following:
- the efp gene encoding elongation factor P, whose amino-acid sequence is MINATQIRSGLCLKIDNELFSVLKVQHVTPGKGNAVVQTELRNLRTGIKINQRFRSTETVEEVELVTRKMNFLYQDGAAYHFMDPETYEQIELSETMLGDAIRYLKPEAQITVFRHGERPVSVSLAARIAFEVTACDPPTKGFAGATKDATLENGNVVKVPLFIKPGDVIVVDTENNSYLEKA